One Neoarius graeffei isolate fNeoGra1 chromosome 9, fNeoGra1.pri, whole genome shotgun sequence genomic window, CTTTCGGTCTTCTTAATCTTCTTCCGGGCAAGCAGCAACTCACTCTCTGTCAGGTCTTCCAACCCTGACAAATAGTCCCCTGTGCTGTCGAGTAGCTCCCcctgagagacaaagagagacagattTAAGACTTTTAGCGCAGAAATCCACACTTGCCATATTAAGGGAGACAGCGTCTGTTTGATCCCAAGTCTGGGCAGAGCTTATCTCTTGAACCTGTTGCAAAGACCTCCAAAAAGGGAACATATGGGCTTTTCAGTGACCATGAAATGTGATTTAAGTAGGTTAGGTTTGACCAGCGGATTAGCAGGAGAACACGGGTTACAAACTAAACAAATATATTCAGACCCGTTCACAATATCTCATTTAAAAcagcgatatatatatatttaatggcttattcattatttatttatttgatcctGGTTCGTATATTACAACATTTTATTGAAATTTTCAGCATAAATTAACTTTGTGAACAaatgaaaatacaataaaatGTCACACTTAACCTCTGACCTAGTCTAATTTACCTGGAAGCCTGGTTTCCGTTGGTATTTCCGTCGCTGCTGTATCTCAGCAAAGGTGGCCGCCCCTGCCGCGTAAGTGTAAGCCATGTGTGGAAGGAAGCCCATAGGATCAAGCCCTGGGTAAGGCCTTAGTCCTGGGATGCTGGCCTGTGCTGGGGACATGAAAGTAGATGGAGGGAATGCTCCATGAGGTGGTAGAGGGGTATAAATAGGACCGCCACTGAAAGGATTGATGCCAAAGATCGGGCTAGAACTTTTATCCATCTGGTTTTCGTTGCCTACACTGTTTGAGCCATTGAACTCCTTCTTGATGTGCGCTAAGTCCAGAGGTTCTGTACCTTGTGCTCGTATAGCAGGGTCACCATCTATGTTGAAACCATTCGGCTTAGGCTTCCTGTCAGATTTGGAGAGATGTTTTGGCAACGACAGATCTAGAGGTTCACCATGGGCATCCTCTGAGGTGAGACTTGTAGGGGTATAGGAGCTGCTGTGAGAGTGTTTTGAAGATGTTGAAGAAAGATTCAGAGGTGAGGGGGTCTCGCCTCTCAAGTGGTCCATCGAGTCAACTGGTTTTTCATTTATGTGTCTTATGCTTGGTACCTGGTGATGTTTGGATAGCCGGTGCCCAGTTTCACCATTGGTAGTACCTTGGAGTTCTGCTGTTGAGTCACTATACTGGCCAGTGGACACAGGTGATCTCGCAAGTGCTGATTCTCGAGGCAAACCATGGTTGCTGTCCCCACTGCCCCATTCAGGAGGTGGAGATCTTTTCCTGGACATGCCATGGAGAGACTGAGCTTTCCACTGAATAAACCACTCCTTTACAAATtcttgaggaagaccaactgcaaTGGAGATCTTTCTCAGTTCTTCTGAGCTGGGATTGGTATTCATGGCAAAGTAAGCTTTCAGTACTGACAGGTGGTCTTTAAATGGGTTGATCGGGCTAGTTGTATTTCTATCTGGCATAGAAGAGGATACCATAACACCCTGTTGCTCTACGCCAGAAACTCCTCTACGGCTGACAGGTAAGCTTTCATTAGGTTTTAGGACTGCCTTTATCTCTTCGTTCATCTTGCAAAGGTAGCGCTCATGCTGATGCAAGGGAATAGGGCCATTGAATGACTCCTTGCAGTATTGGCATGAGTATGATGTGTACTGGCCATCCCTCTCCTGGGCCTTCTCATCTGAAATGGCACCAATTATATGACTGGGCCTCTCTTTCTTTATTTCAAGAGCCTTTTTTTCTGCATCTTCAGTTAGGCTCCTTGGGGAGGTTTTGGCCTCGGTGACCTTCTCCAACGTGTAGTCGATAATGCTCTTGCTAGGACTGTTCTGTCCAACCCCACGAAATGCACCCTGGGAGGCCAGAGCCAGCTTGTGCTCTTCCATCTGGGAGCCCAGATCCTTAATGTAGGCCCTCAACTTGGAGGCCTCCTCAGGGTTGCTGTCCAACTTCTGCCGGCACACGGTGTTGTCGACAATCTGGAGGACCCGCTGAACCTTACTTAAGTTATTACTCAAGCCTGGGTAGCCTAATGTATGTGAATCCAGCCTCATAGCCAAGTGCTGCAAAGGGTTCTGTGACGAATTGTGCGTCCCTAGGGGGCTCCCCCCACGGCCAGTACCATTAAGAAAAGCCCCATGTCCTCCAAATTCTGGTGGCGAAGCCATCATGAGACGGCATTCATTGAAGTCCATGGGCTCAGCCTTTATATCAGGGTGGGCTAATGGATCCTGGAGACCAGTGCACCTGCTGTTTTCCAGTTTGCTCCTTAGCTGAGCCAAGGCAGGGCTGCCTGGTGATGAAGCGGCAGAGTTTGGGGATGAGCCAGACTTGGTGCCAACCCCATGTCGTACCCGTCCATTTATAGAGATGAGGCCGATGCACTTCTTGCTACTAATGTGTGAACTGTAAGAGCCAGAGTGAGAGAAGCGCTTCTTACAGTTGGAGCATTCATATGGCTTCTCACCTGAGTAGAAAGATATAGGAAAGAATTAAAACAAGGTAATTGTCAAGTTCATCATTTAATGCCTAATCCTTTCTTAAAAGACCAAATCTGTTACTGAATAACTAATACAAAGCCAAAGAAAATAGTCATAGTGACATGCAATGCAGGACAAAAATAAGAAAAGTTACTTGATTTGCTGACGTAAAATCTTTGGCCATCAAATATCTATTTCAAAACCTCACAAAATGGTGACCACTGACACTTGGCTACTTACCACTGTGGATGCGGAGGTGCTCCTTCAGATGGTGCTTGTATTTGAAGGCTTTCCCACACTCGGTGCATTTGAACTTGCGGTTTCCGGCCCCTTCGTTCAGCACCGGAGGCTACAGAGAAAACGACAAGTGAAATGTACAGTAAGTACCTAAGGAAAACCATGATTTTAGGAAGAACAAGATTAATTGCTTTAACCATAAATCATTTTGTTCTGAGATTTAAGCAACAGAGTGCGAGCTATCTACTTACTCGAATATAAATGTCGGTACTTTCTTCTGAATTTGAAATTAAAATGTGGGCGGGCCCTAGATGCACAAGCAAAACAACAGTACTCACTACTGCACCCCACTCACAGATACAAAGGTCTGTGAAAAACATGTGGGAGTTTAGGAGTGTGTATTCGATGGGCAAAATGTACACAGTGCGCAGAACACACTTCTCCAAAAGTTCAATGTTAGTGGGAGAGCATAGCTCAAATGACTGTACGCTGGGAATTTTTTACAATGTCaaacatgcacaaaaaaaaaaaaggatgcactACACATGATGTAAAGAAACGAGTAGAATTCGAGGTAATCCTAGGAATTAACAGTTCAAAATGTTCAGGAAAATATCCCTAGAGAGTGAATAAACAAACATTTAAGGTAATTTAGGGATTAGGATAAGCTAGATCTCGGGAAGGAAAACCATCTGGACATGTTTAAGTTAGTCTGGAaaggtgtgtgtatgagagagactgAACAAGATTAAGACAGATAAGAAGGCAAGGTGGGTCGTTCACATAATTCTTGTGCTGAAGACAGAGCTTCAAAGTTTGCACAATATCCTGTTTCAATCCAATTAAATGCTTGAGCGCTTATTTACCAGAGACGTTTTATCAAAAAGAATGAAGGTGCAACGGGGCCTTTTTACGTACCTCGCCCGCGACGGAGTAAgcatattgtaatcagtgcggtctgtttgtttgtttgtctgtctgttaacaatctagcgtctagacggttgcaccagtTGACTTCAAATTTCCAGGGTAGGTGGGGAAtgatctgtagattacctgatttaaatcttggaggtaatcgggtcaaggtgaaggtcaaggtcaccagaaaggtcaacctttgggTCAAAACAACATCTTCCATCGTaattcaaaaacggttgccgatagacaaacgtTTCCTATTATAAGCACTCccgtatggcctttcatttggcaccgtgacctttgaccttgagtgacctcaaactcaaggtcacggatttacagagggctgtaacttgaaaacagttgacggGAGACAGATATttcccattatcaacttataagaAGTGCCATACGGGCTTTCGTTTGGCATCATAACCTGTGgccttgaatgactctgaaatgtcaaactcaaggtcacggattttcataggactataacctgacagctgatgactgagaaaCATTACCATAATCGACATATAGCTGCCGGGCGagttttgttttgcctggcagcgcttgtatttatttatttatttattttaatttaaaaccAACCCATGCAACTACTTTTCAGCCACACAGACCTCTTGCTGCCCTGACACCAGTGAGATATACCGAAACGAATGTCAGCGTTGGGCGCATGTTTGGAGTTTGATTCCACTCCAACAGCAGCTGAGGCAGAAAGTCTATAGAACTCAATGTGCTAGAACATCCCACACATGCCTTACCGTGGGCAGACAACCGTGCACAGCTGTGGCTCCAGTGTGAGAGATCTGCATTTTAAGGAGCCTCCAGAGAAACATGTTTAGCATGTGAAGCCAACAGAGCCAGAAGTATAGCAAACGGAGACCATACACTATAGTGAGACGGTGGCGTGAAATTTGCCTGGCTTTAAATATAGATTCGGCATTCCTTAAAATTGCGTTGGGTATTACTGTACTAGTTTTGGATCTGATCAGTCATTCCAGACATGACCAACCCATAGTGATGAGCTTTCCATAGTCCATTTGAACAGACACTATTTTAAATACAATTCATTTCATATTCCTATATTAATAACATTATTTAGACTTcctttccgggcggcacggtggtgtagtggttagcgctgtcgcctcacagcaagaaggtcctgggttcgagccccgtggccggcgagggcctttctgtatggagtttgcacgtgtccgcgtgggtttcctccgggtgctccggtttcccccacagtccaaagacatgcaggttaggttaactggtgactctaaattgaccgtaggtgtgaatgtgagtgtgaatggttgtctgtgtctatgtgtcagccctgtgatgacctggcgacttgtccagggtgtaccccgcctttcacccgtagtcagctgggataggctccagcttgcctgcgaccctgtagaaggataaagtggctagagataatgagatgagatgagatgagacttccttTCCTTTATTatcttatattttatatatacagtaccagtcgaaagtttggacacaccgacAGTACTCCTCATagagttttctgtattttgactatttcgtCCATTTTAGAGCAActctgaagacaccaaaactatgaaataacaaatatggaattatgtggtaaacaaaagaaaaaaaagtgttgaaaaagcaaaatacgtttcatattttagattcttcaaagtatccagcgtttaccttgacgacgctttgcacactactggcattatcttaaccagcttcatgaggtagtcacctggaatgcttttcagttactgGGTGTGTCTTgtctaaagttaattagtgcaatttcttaccttcttaatgagtttgagatcaaatagtaaataataaaaataatatggggcggcacggtggtgtagtggttagcgctgtcgcctcacagcaagaaggtccgggttcgagccccggggccggcgagggcctttctgtgcggagtttgcatgttctccccgtgtccgcgtgggtttcctccgggtgctccggtttcccccacagtccaaagacatgcaggttaggttaactggtgactctaaattgagcgtaggtgtgaatgtgaatggttgtctgtgtctatgtgtcagccctgtgatgacctggcgacttgtccagggtgtaccccgcctttcgcccgtagtcagctgggataggctccagcttgcctgcgaccctgtagaacaggataaagcggctacagataatgagatgaaaaataatATGTACTGTAAATAGCCCTTTTCGATatgatgtcaagaactgctcaactaagtaaagagaaacgacatgcgtcattactttaagacatgaagcgtcttttaattcataaaaataatgaaaaaaaaaacccattgacttagaaggtgtgtccaaacttctgactgggaCTATATACTTGAGCCTTTCTACAACTTCTTTAATGTATAAGATCAACAATGGCAGCATTCTATTTGAAAACCAATCACTGAAGCTTATTAAAGTGTAATATAAAAACAGGCAGGAATGGAGATATAATATTAATCATCATTATCTTCTCCCTTATCCAGTACTGTTGCCAggtggggtccatgtggaccctattgatccacatgtcatattaattggagcatagttttacgccagatgcccttcctgccacaaccctcccatttctgggcttgggaaacaaccattcacatctatggacaatttagagtcaccagttaacctaacctgcatgcctttggactgtaggggaaaccggagcacccggaagaaacccacgcggacacggggagaacacgcaaactccacacagaaagactcccgtcagccactgggcttgaacccagagccttcttgctgtgagacgacagtgctaaccactacaccactgtgacacCCGTAGAGATATAATATTAATACTAGTAATaggaatgggcggcacggtggtgtagtggttagcgctgtcgcctcacagcaagaaggtccaggttcgagccccggggccggcgaaggcctttctgtgtggagtttgcatgttctccccatgtccgcgtgggtttcctccgggtgctccggtttcccccacagtccaaagacatgcaggttaggttaactggtgactctaaattgagcgtaggtgtgaatgtgagtgtgaatggttgtctgtgtctatgtgtcagccctgtgatgacctggcgacttgtccagggtgtaccctgcctttcgcctgtagtcagctgggataggctccagcttgcctgcgaccctgtagaacaggataaagtggctagagataatgagatgaataataggAATGAAATTCCTGAATTTTCTAAGTGATCTCAATTACTCCAAAGATAAGCTCTGGACTCACCTGGTCCCTAGAGGGCCTGTGGGTGGCCATATGGCGATCCAGCTGCGTGCGGTAGGCGAAAGTGTCGCTGCAGAGCTGGCAGGGGAAGCTCTCCTCGTTCTTCTCATGCCGGTACTTAATGTGCTCCTTGAGGGCAGTCAGTCGCTTATAGCCGCGGTCACAGTAAGGGCAGGTCAACAGTTGGGCAAAATCATCTGGCGTCCTGAGTGCCAGATCTGTCCAAAAATCGAGGAAAACAAGATCAGTAAATGTTAGAAATGTTGGTTCTAGGGTGCGACATTTTTTTCGAATTcataaaatttagttccctctgaaatttgctcattgtgatatacgtttatttctgaaatatctccaaaaaaaaaaaccccaggccattctgtggctgggaagttatttaatttaagttgattcccgagcaaataacgtgcatgaaatcgcccgctttgcgcagtcaagcagacagaggaagtccgtgtgtgtgtgctcatgcatgcgcaggtttacctttgaccgtgcactgacagttccatcattctgtcgctaaacgaacagctgatcacaccgaggtgctcgctgaccgccgatatttatttattagtttggtcctgcgtttcttttccttcgcatataacacatcttttcttctcgctttctttccgttactgtagtcggtctttcacgtttcattcgcgcactcacgtcctccatttttctctcccgtttcaaatttgtatcccacaaatgccttgcgcaaacagggaaagcccacccaccacgtcatgcatgacgtagtatcttgtatagcgtcatggtgaagcaggaaaaaatagcagagaatttagggccacgtggccctcgattcattaattgttctattcaaAGAAAactaaaaattggaagtctgtgattcgaattcagtagctttcggtccgctAAACAAAAaaactgggtgttggggaaaattctttttatgacctgcacttgaaaaatctgacaggcagtctaaggctacatccatacgacaacggcaatgagatttttttttttaaatatcgcgtccacatgggcaacggatcagtaaaatatcaggtacatattgcaacgcaacgcttgttgaaaacgatgcaatacacatgccacacctctacgtgcgctgtaagacggtcccatcagagacaacagaacaatagaagaagtagacgcatgcgcataaaccccttcttctgtagcatcagccacatacagttttgattattaatcagtagcgtaaaacgaaagacgcggaaagaggaatgaacgggggtagatggaagccggtacgccaacattctgatatcctccagaattctttaatggtccggaataaattgaatgctacacgttgatggattactttgttcttctacgcccttttcgaggaatgtattgtcggacttaaaccaacatctgaagaggtgagatcgctccttttttttttactatgtttgctggcgggattgtttttggaaagcgcacgggcggtgcgcggtttggttatactcagtacttccgcagtgtttggactaaagactctgccctaagggctattctctctctctctctctctctctctctcactttgcaccattacacaataaatattcacagtgaaaatatttcgtaagcgcgtttcatgaaccaagttataggatttgttgacgactcgcatcgagttcgttacacttctacccggcgtgaagcactgacagtc contains:
- the zeb2a gene encoding zinc finger E-box-binding homeobox 2a isoform X1: MKPEIMAEGPRCKRRKQANPRRKNVLSSDEEDRVHGSEGEGSPVGVPSLEPSPRVAHALLSCRGDEEDESHDIWQHTDLNGAEERKDEYNPLSPDVSLHGAGNGTVKGIDATEELESFFTKRKLEDNEGCPASIAEYLQRGDTAIIYPEDPEESTRLSTPEANGQEDNENDLALRTPDDFAQLLTCPYCDRGYKRLTALKEHIKYRHEKNEESFPCQLCSDTFAYRTQLDRHMATHRPSRDQPPVLNEGAGNRKFKCTECGKAFKYKHHLKEHLRIHSGEKPYECSNCKKRFSHSGSYSSHISSKKCIGLISINGRVRHGVGTKSGSSPNSAASSPGSPALAQLRSKLENSRCTGLQDPLAHPDIKAEPMDFNECRLMMASPPEFGGHGAFLNGTGRGGSPLGTHNSSQNPLQHLAMRLDSHTLGYPGLSNNLSKVQRVLQIVDNTVCRQKLDSNPEEASKLRAYIKDLGSQMEEHKLALASQGAFRGVGQNSPSKSIIDYTLEKVTEAKTSPRSLTEDAEKKALEIKKERPSHIIGAISDEKAQERDGQYTSYSCQYCKESFNGPIPLHQHERYLCKMNEEIKAVLKPNESLPVSRRGVSGVEQQGVMVSSSMPDRNTTSPINPFKDHLSVLKAYFAMNTNPSSEELRKISIAVGLPQEFVKEWFIQWKAQSLHGMSRKRSPPPEWGSGDSNHGLPRESALARSPVSTGQYSDSTAELQGTTNGETGHRLSKHHQVPSIRHINEKPVDSMDHLRGETPSPLNLSSTSSKHSHSSSYTPTSLTSEDAHGEPLDLSLPKHLSKSDRKPKPNGFNIDGDPAIRAQGTEPLDLAHIKKEFNGSNSVGNENQMDKSSSPIFGINPFSGGPIYTPLPPHGAFPPSTFMSPAQASIPGLRPYPGLDPMGFLPHMAYTYAAGAATFAEIQQRRKYQRKPGFQGELLDSTGDYLSGLEDLTESELLLARKKIKKTESGMYACDLCDKTFQKTSSLLRHKYEHTGKRPHQCQICKKAFKHKHHLIEHSRLHSGEKPYQCDKCGKRFSHSGSYSQHMNHRYSYCKREAEEREAAKQESHENGGLLEPTELLMHHAYLKGLAPLRFSDPDEQGEDMMRGSTILRDGTEDGAREAEKVYPEVTDRREAMFREEEEMETEEDRLESQSLDGMVKENDEKENDASGGTEDESSEERKAESKTDGEGENEDAD
- the zeb2a gene encoding zinc finger E-box-binding homeobox 2a isoform X2; amino-acid sequence: MKPEIMAEGPRCKRRKQANPRRKNVLSSDEEDRVHGSEGEGSPVGVPSLEPSPRVAHALLSCRGDEEDESHDIWQHTDLNGAVKGIDATEELESFFTKRKLEDNEGCPASIAEYLQRGDTAIIYPEDPEESTRLSTPEANGQEDNENDLALRTPDDFAQLLTCPYCDRGYKRLTALKEHIKYRHEKNEESFPCQLCSDTFAYRTQLDRHMATHRPSRDQPPVLNEGAGNRKFKCTECGKAFKYKHHLKEHLRIHSGEKPYECSNCKKRFSHSGSYSSHISSKKCIGLISINGRVRHGVGTKSGSSPNSAASSPGSPALAQLRSKLENSRCTGLQDPLAHPDIKAEPMDFNECRLMMASPPEFGGHGAFLNGTGRGGSPLGTHNSSQNPLQHLAMRLDSHTLGYPGLSNNLSKVQRVLQIVDNTVCRQKLDSNPEEASKLRAYIKDLGSQMEEHKLALASQGAFRGVGQNSPSKSIIDYTLEKVTEAKTSPRSLTEDAEKKALEIKKERPSHIIGAISDEKAQERDGQYTSYSCQYCKESFNGPIPLHQHERYLCKMNEEIKAVLKPNESLPVSRRGVSGVEQQGVMVSSSMPDRNTTSPINPFKDHLSVLKAYFAMNTNPSSEELRKISIAVGLPQEFVKEWFIQWKAQSLHGMSRKRSPPPEWGSGDSNHGLPRESALARSPVSTGQYSDSTAELQGTTNGETGHRLSKHHQVPSIRHINEKPVDSMDHLRGETPSPLNLSSTSSKHSHSSSYTPTSLTSEDAHGEPLDLSLPKHLSKSDRKPKPNGFNIDGDPAIRAQGTEPLDLAHIKKEFNGSNSVGNENQMDKSSSPIFGINPFSGGPIYTPLPPHGAFPPSTFMSPAQASIPGLRPYPGLDPMGFLPHMAYTYAAGAATFAEIQQRRKYQRKPGFQGELLDSTGDYLSGLEDLTESELLLARKKIKKTESGMYACDLCDKTFQKTSSLLRHKYEHTGKRPHQCQICKKAFKHKHHLIEHSRLHSGEKPYQCDKCGKRFSHSGSYSQHMNHRYSYCKREAEEREAAKQESHENGGLLEPTELLMHHAYLKGLAPLRFSDPDEQGEDMMRGSTILRDGTEDGAREAEKVYPEVTDRREAMFREEEEMETEEDRLESQSLDGMVKENDEKENDASGGTEDESSEERKAESKTDGEGENEDAD
- the zeb2a gene encoding zinc finger E-box-binding homeobox 2a isoform X3, which gives rise to MKPEIMAEGPRCKRRKQANPRRKNVLSSDEEDRVHGSEGEGSPVGVPSLEPSPRVAHALLSCRGDEEDESHDIWQHTDLNGAEERKDEYNPLSPDVSLHGAGNGTVKGIDATEELESFFTKRKLEDNEGCPASIAEYLQRGDTAIIYPEDPEESTRLSTPEANGQEDNENDLALRTPDDFAQLLTCPYCDRGYKRLTALKEHIKYRHEKNEESFPCQLCSDTFAYRTQLDRHMATHRPSRDQPPVLNEGAGNRKFKCTECGKAFKYKHHLKEHLRIHSGEKPYECSNCKKRFSHSGSYSSHISSKKCIGLISINGRVRHGVGTKSGSSPNSAASSPGSPALAQLRSKLENSRCTGLQDPLAHPDIKAEPMDFNECRLMMASPPEFGGHGAFLNGTGRGGSPLGTHNSSQNPLQHLAMRLDSHTLGYPGLSNNLSKVQRVLQIVDNTVCRQKLDSNPEEASKLRAYIKDLGSQMEEHKLALASQGAFRGVGQNSPSKSIIDYTLEKVTEAKTSPRSLTEDAEKKALEIKKERPSHIIGAISDEKAQERDGQYTSYSCQYCKESFNGPIPLHQHERYLCKMNEEIKAVLKPNESLPVSRRGVSGVEQQGVMVSSSMPDRNTTSPINPFKDHLSVLKAYFAMNTNPSSEELRKISIAVGLPQEFVKEWFIQWKAQSLHGMSRKRSPPPEWGSGDSNHGLPRESALARSPVSTGQYSDSTAELQGTTNGETGHRLSKHHQVPSIRHINEKPVDSMDHLRGETPSPLNLSSTSSKHSHSSSYTPTSLTSEDAHGEPLDLSLPKHLSKSDRKPKPNGFNIDGDPAIRAQGTEPLDLAHIKKEFNGSNSVGNENQMDKSSSPIFGINPFSGGPIYTPLPPHGAFPPSTFMSPAQASIPGLRPYPGLDPMGFLPHMAYTYAAGAATFAEIQQRRKYQRKPGFQGELLDSTGDYLSGLEDLTESELLLARKKIKKTESGKRPHQCQICKKAFKHKHHLIEHSRLHSGEKPYQCDKCGKRFSHSGSYSQHMNHRYSYCKREAEEREAAKQESHENGGLLEPTELLMHHAYLKGLAPLRFSDPDEQGEDMMRGSTILRDGTEDGAREAEKVYPEVTDRREAMFREEEEMETEEDRLESQSLDGMVKENDEKENDASGGTEDESSEERKAESKTDGEGENEDAD